One segment of Arthrobacter sp. MMS18-M83 DNA contains the following:
- a CDS encoding ATP-binding protein — MTIATMLPIGELTNPGQMRLALVQVVNWGTFHGAHTMRVDRNGTLLTGNSGVGKSTLFDAMLRVFDARPRSNEAAAQRAGGAVEDKRTTFTYMRGKVGDKAVGEGSASAFQRPGATWSAVALTFDNAAGTKITISALFDLPKNGTESSVGRFYVIDNKPLDLGAIEGIAEKRFTKGALETIFPDAQIFDVHKAFAERFRRLLGINSDQALPLLRVIQAGKGLGGSVNTFFRDQVLDAPATLTAADDVVEEFSNLMSIRQRLEDVRQQRDQLAPVPGMNKEYAQSLLEANRLRELSGEEFDAHKQQLSVTVHAKTLARFKDLAQAKAKELSAERGVRDSLAKELRQLESDYNNQGGNAISAIEQSLENARVGLKLRQQVEGAARQALADAGLNLEWTAEGWEQAHEQAASRSAELKDDSEALRELRFEAFDGHATKKRELAAAQQELVSLKTRKSLLPPSSIENRAAIAAATGVPEDRMPFGGELIDLAEGEERWRPAAERALRNLATTLLVPGEHFAAVTRYLNDNTVRGALRAVDVSKPLAGGALAVEDVSDGDLLTKLNILALGANADAGEWIRERISLDFAYPCVEDPDELAKLDKGLSLGGVVKRNKHTVEKDDRFTSRQDYVLGFDNASKLELVAAKVGELENELAKAAELAQSREDSHQGMTRQLEALRRIADDERGWEQVSAAVAAEELAKIEQRLKDALAAQADLEPLRANIEAVREKHQSSTGSAAVLQSEYKTLDHQMTTADALLDAARNRLDQAPPSGTTVASLEPYFSAFGEVSELHELDTLAAEVRSKLLAELHAAESRGQALAERLTRMFEGFVREWGTAISADHGTSIGAAGEFESRYHQIVSEGLPAQEAEFRQFFNQRTHESFSTLLHLLDEERRAITSRILPLNGILSEVNFHEGSFLELDIKQTLPATAKQFKDAIHNALKTRHTRPSRSAGAASGTGALPEADDDVELTNRYKSLETLVKRLGSQTPEDRRWRAEVLDVRGHLFIQCKEHRSVQGPRGGKKTEVYMHADTGSMSGGERQRFTAFIMAAALSYQLGIAEQGFTTYGTVMMDEAFVLASEEFAGAGIKALHEFGFQLLLAAPENVIDLSRHLGSVTEILRDKRTNRSGVLTAPVIGGPGVPGAWRSEANPVDIVFR, encoded by the coding sequence TCTTCGATGCCCGGCCGCGCTCCAATGAGGCTGCCGCGCAGCGGGCTGGCGGGGCTGTGGAGGACAAGAGGACCACGTTCACGTACATGCGTGGAAAGGTGGGCGACAAGGCCGTGGGTGAGGGCTCGGCGAGTGCCTTCCAGCGCCCCGGCGCCACCTGGTCCGCCGTCGCACTGACCTTCGACAACGCGGCTGGCACCAAGATCACCATCTCGGCCCTGTTCGACCTGCCCAAGAACGGTACGGAATCCAGCGTCGGCCGGTTCTACGTGATCGACAACAAGCCCCTGGACCTCGGGGCGATCGAGGGCATCGCCGAGAAGCGCTTCACAAAGGGCGCACTGGAGACCATCTTCCCGGATGCCCAGATCTTCGATGTGCACAAGGCCTTTGCGGAGCGTTTCCGCCGGCTTCTGGGCATCAACTCGGACCAGGCGCTCCCGCTCCTGCGGGTGATCCAGGCAGGCAAGGGGCTCGGAGGCAGCGTCAACACGTTCTTCCGCGACCAGGTGCTGGATGCCCCGGCGACCCTGACCGCCGCGGACGACGTCGTCGAGGAATTCAGCAACCTCATGTCCATCAGGCAGCGGCTGGAGGACGTCCGCCAGCAGCGCGATCAGCTCGCCCCCGTGCCGGGAATGAACAAGGAGTATGCCCAGTCGTTGCTGGAGGCCAACCGGCTCCGGGAGCTCAGCGGCGAGGAATTCGACGCCCACAAGCAGCAGCTTTCCGTCACTGTCCACGCCAAGACGTTGGCCCGTTTCAAGGACCTCGCCCAGGCGAAGGCAAAGGAACTCAGCGCGGAGCGGGGCGTCAGGGACTCCCTGGCCAAAGAGCTGCGCCAGCTCGAATCGGATTACAACAACCAGGGGGGCAATGCGATTTCGGCGATCGAGCAGTCGCTGGAAAATGCCCGTGTCGGCCTCAAGCTCCGCCAGCAAGTGGAGGGAGCAGCCCGCCAGGCGTTGGCCGACGCCGGGCTGAACCTTGAGTGGACGGCTGAGGGTTGGGAGCAGGCCCACGAGCAGGCAGCGAGCCGCTCCGCCGAACTCAAGGACGATTCCGAAGCGCTGAGGGAACTCCGGTTCGAAGCCTTCGACGGCCACGCCACCAAGAAGCGCGAACTCGCCGCGGCCCAGCAGGAGCTCGTCTCGCTGAAGACGCGCAAGTCCCTGCTGCCGCCGTCGAGCATTGAAAACCGCGCTGCGATCGCCGCAGCCACCGGCGTCCCCGAGGACCGCATGCCCTTCGGCGGCGAGCTGATTGACCTCGCCGAGGGGGAGGAACGGTGGCGGCCCGCGGCCGAGCGCGCCCTGCGGAACCTGGCCACGACGCTGCTGGTTCCGGGCGAGCACTTCGCCGCCGTCACGCGCTACCTCAACGACAACACCGTCCGCGGCGCCCTTCGGGCAGTCGACGTCTCCAAACCGCTCGCAGGCGGCGCTTTGGCTGTGGAGGACGTGTCCGACGGCGACTTGCTGACAAAGTTGAACATCCTCGCCTTGGGGGCGAACGCCGACGCCGGAGAGTGGATCCGCGAGCGGATCTCCCTCGATTTCGCCTACCCGTGTGTGGAAGACCCGGACGAACTCGCAAAGCTGGACAAAGGCCTGAGCCTGGGCGGCGTGGTCAAGCGAAACAAGCACACCGTGGAGAAGGACGATCGCTTTACGAGCCGGCAGGACTACGTGCTCGGCTTCGACAATGCTTCCAAGCTGGAACTCGTGGCCGCGAAGGTCGGGGAGCTCGAAAACGAGCTTGCGAAGGCCGCCGAACTCGCCCAAAGCCGCGAGGATTCCCACCAAGGCATGACGCGCCAACTCGAGGCGCTGCGCCGCATTGCCGACGACGAACGTGGTTGGGAACAGGTCTCGGCGGCGGTGGCCGCCGAGGAGCTCGCGAAGATCGAACAGCGGCTCAAGGATGCCCTGGCCGCGCAGGCCGACTTGGAACCCTTGCGGGCGAACATCGAGGCCGTGCGTGAAAAGCACCAGTCCTCCACAGGGTCGGCGGCGGTTTTGCAGAGCGAATACAAGACGCTCGACCATCAGATGACCACGGCTGACGCCCTCCTGGATGCTGCCCGCAACCGCCTCGACCAGGCGCCGCCGTCGGGCACTACCGTTGCCTCCCTCGAACCGTACTTCAGCGCATTCGGCGAGGTGAGCGAGCTCCACGAACTGGACACCCTGGCTGCGGAAGTCCGGAGCAAGCTCTTGGCGGAGCTGCACGCCGCCGAGTCGCGCGGGCAGGCGTTGGCCGAGCGGTTGACGCGCATGTTCGAAGGCTTCGTGCGCGAATGGGGCACCGCGATTTCCGCGGATCACGGCACCTCCATCGGCGCGGCGGGCGAGTTCGAGTCCCGCTATCACCAGATCGTCAGCGAAGGCTTGCCAGCGCAGGAAGCCGAATTCCGGCAGTTCTTCAACCAGCGCACGCACGAATCGTTCAGTACGCTGCTCCACCTGCTCGACGAGGAACGCCGCGCGATCACCAGCCGCATCCTGCCCCTCAACGGCATCCTGTCGGAGGTCAATTTCCATGAGGGAAGCTTCCTGGAACTCGACATCAAGCAGACGCTGCCCGCAACCGCGAAGCAGTTCAAGGACGCTATCCACAACGCGTTGAAGACGCGTCACACGCGGCCGTCCCGTTCGGCCGGTGCGGCTTCGGGGACCGGAGCCTTGCCTGAGGCGGACGACGACGTCGAACTCACCAACCGCTACAAGTCGCTCGAAACGCTGGTCAAGCGTCTCGGGTCTCAAACTCCGGAGGACCGGCGTTGGCGCGCAGAGGTGCTGGATGTCCGCGGCCATCTTTTCATCCAGTGCAAGGAGCATCGCTCGGTCCAGGGCCCGCGGGGCGGCAAGAAGACCGAGGTGTACATGCACGCGGACACCGGCTCGATGTCCGGTGGCGAGCGGCAGCGATTCACGGCGTTCATCATGGCCGCCGCCCTGAGCTACCAACTGGGTATCGCCGAGCAGGGATTCACCACCTATGGCACGGTGATGATGGACGAGGCGTTCGTCCTGGCCTCGGAGGAATTCGCCGGTGCGGGAATCAAGGCGCTGCACGAGTTCGGCTTCCAGTTGTTGCTGGCCGCGCCCGAGAACGTGATCGACCTTTCCCGGCACCTTGGCTCAGTCACCGAAATCCTGCGCGACAAACGAACCAACCGCTCCGGCGTGCTCACCGCTCCCGTGATTGGCGGCCCGGGCGTTCCGGGCGCATGGCGTTCCGAGGCCAACCCCGTGGACATCGTGTTCCGCTAG
- a CDS encoding SGNH/GDSL hydrolase family protein: protein MLHADQNGRRRFVALGDSFTEGVGDRNKTLPNGVRGWADRVAEKLAKAEPGWEYANLAVRSKRLRHIVEEQLDRALAMQPTLITLYAGGNDILDFGTDMDQLMAEYEKLVARLAATGATLVLFTGYDVKVSAVLEPFKKRNALYNERVRELAAKYGAVLVDYWCLDAYHDRRMWASDRLHMSKAGHKYMAAQVLDHLGVPHKFSPKDWEPPQRLNLRDWERRQRRWVNEWVLPLFGRKLRGVTLGDMLSPRWPELVKVPRKAGLRKLAERQAAVAGSAAAATGSKTPNNAQGTAQDNGGTGL, encoded by the coding sequence GTGCTTCATGCTGACCAGAACGGACGACGGCGGTTTGTTGCCTTGGGCGATTCCTTCACCGAGGGCGTGGGGGACCGGAACAAGACGCTCCCGAACGGCGTCCGGGGCTGGGCCGACCGCGTCGCCGAGAAACTGGCCAAGGCTGAACCTGGCTGGGAGTATGCCAACCTTGCCGTCCGGAGCAAGCGCCTCCGCCATATCGTTGAGGAACAGTTGGACCGGGCCTTGGCCATGCAACCCACGCTCATCACTCTCTATGCCGGCGGCAACGACATCTTGGACTTCGGCACGGACATGGACCAACTCATGGCCGAATACGAAAAGCTCGTAGCGCGCCTGGCGGCGACAGGAGCCACGTTGGTCCTGTTCACGGGGTACGACGTCAAGGTCTCGGCCGTGCTTGAACCCTTCAAGAAGCGGAACGCTCTCTACAACGAGCGTGTTCGCGAATTGGCGGCCAAGTACGGGGCCGTGTTGGTGGACTATTGGTGCCTTGACGCCTACCACGACCGCCGAATGTGGGCCTCGGACCGCCTCCACATGTCCAAAGCGGGACACAAATACATGGCGGCGCAGGTCCTGGATCACCTCGGCGTGCCGCATAAGTTCTCCCCCAAGGATTGGGAACCGCCGCAGCGCCTCAACCTGCGCGATTGGGAACGTCGTCAGCGCCGCTGGGTAAACGAGTGGGTCCTTCCGCTGTTCGGCCGGAAGCTCCGCGGCGTCACACTCGGGGACATGCTGAGCCCCCGTTGGCCGGAGTTGGTGAAGGTTCCGCGGAAGGCGGGGCTGCGGAAACTCGCGGAACGCCAAGCCGCCGTGGCAGGCTCGGCCGCTGCCGCGACTGGAAGCAAGACGCCAAACAACGCACAAGGCACCGCTCAAGACAACGGAGGGACAGGACTTTGA
- a CDS encoding SGNH/GDSL hydrolase family protein, whose product MTTHVALRFVAVGDSFTEGVGDADLRLPNDCRGWADRVAEELARHQPRTQYANLALRGLRLKQIVEKQLNPALRMAPTLVSFHAGGNDLLGARLDMRSLIGRFEDAVARIAESGAHVLLFTEYNVPLSPVLEPFKLRTAVFNKHIRRISAAYGTLLVDHWCFEKYQDRRMWAPDRLHMSGIGHEYMAKKVLEVLGATHSLGSPVLGALQPRSRAEIVADDAAWLRRDVAPWLSRRFRGVSSGDHLSARWPALMPVVLPERLGMSAQPVRL is encoded by the coding sequence TTGACCACGCATGTGGCGCTGCGATTCGTGGCCGTCGGGGATTCCTTCACGGAAGGGGTCGGCGATGCCGACCTTCGCCTTCCCAACGATTGCCGCGGCTGGGCCGATCGCGTCGCCGAGGAATTGGCCAGGCACCAGCCGCGGACGCAGTACGCCAACTTGGCCCTCCGCGGGCTGCGGCTCAAACAGATCGTGGAGAAACAACTCAATCCGGCGCTTCGCATGGCTCCCACGCTGGTCAGTTTCCACGCCGGCGGCAACGATCTCCTCGGTGCACGGCTGGACATGCGCTCCCTGATCGGCAGATTCGAGGACGCAGTTGCCAGGATCGCGGAGAGCGGTGCCCATGTCCTGCTTTTCACCGAGTACAACGTGCCGCTCTCGCCCGTATTGGAACCGTTCAAGCTCCGCACGGCCGTTTTCAATAAGCACATCCGGCGCATTTCCGCGGCCTACGGAACGCTCCTGGTGGACCATTGGTGCTTCGAAAAGTACCAGGACCGCCGCATGTGGGCTCCGGACCGGCTGCATATGTCCGGCATCGGACACGAATATATGGCGAAGAAGGTCTTGGAAGTTTTGGGTGCCACCCATTCGCTCGGCTCACCGGTGCTCGGGGCACTGCAGCCGCGGAGCCGTGCCGAGATCGTGGCCGACGACGCCGCGTGGCTCAGGCGCGATGTGGCGCCGTGGCTTTCGCGCCGTTTCAGGGGAGTTTCGAGCGGGGATCACCTCAGCGCCCGCTGGCCCGCACTCATGCCGGTGGTCTTGCCGGAGCGCCTGGGGATGTCCGCTCAGCCAGTCCGGCTTTGA
- a CDS encoding YciI family protein — MFVVSLTYKVPDEIVDFHRPAHMDWVKEAFDAGTFLASGRRVPAIGGVLLSNVDRATLDASLATDPFYVNGVADFEIIEFTVTTASTGYEILLD, encoded by the coding sequence ATGTTCGTCGTTTCACTGACATACAAGGTTCCCGACGAGATCGTCGACTTCCACCGCCCCGCACACATGGATTGGGTCAAAGAAGCGTTCGACGCCGGCACTTTCCTTGCGTCCGGACGGCGCGTTCCGGCGATCGGCGGTGTGCTGTTGTCCAACGTTGATCGTGCGACGCTGGACGCTTCCTTGGCGACGGACCCGTTCTATGTCAACGGGGTGGCCGACTTCGAGATCATCGAATTCACGGTGACCACGGCGTCCACAGGCTACGAAATCCTGCTGGACTAA
- a CDS encoding NADPH-dependent F420 reductase, whose translation MADITIIGTGNMASGIAARAATAGKSVQILGRDAGSAAALAASVNGTSGTTGSPVEGSIVVLATPFEASKAVLSSYGSALNGKTIVDISNPVNFETFDSLTVPAGTSAAEELQALVPGASVVKAFNTVFAATLAEGEVNGQTLDVLVAGDDAEATAAVVDFVKGAGLRPVNVGPLRRSRELEAFQLLVMTLQISEAHPDYNWNSAVKLLP comes from the coding sequence ATGGCTGACATCACCATCATCGGCACTGGCAACATGGCGTCCGGAATTGCGGCCCGCGCCGCCACCGCAGGCAAGAGCGTCCAGATCCTCGGCCGCGACGCAGGCTCCGCTGCCGCGCTGGCCGCATCAGTCAACGGAACCTCCGGCACCACGGGATCCCCGGTGGAAGGCAGCATCGTGGTACTGGCCACTCCGTTCGAGGCCTCCAAGGCAGTGCTTTCCTCCTATGGCTCCGCGCTCAACGGGAAGACGATCGTGGACATCTCCAACCCTGTGAACTTCGAAACCTTCGATTCCCTCACCGTCCCCGCCGGAACCTCGGCCGCCGAAGAACTCCAGGCATTGGTCCCCGGCGCATCGGTAGTCAAGGCGTTCAACACTGTCTTCGCAGCCACGCTCGCGGAGGGCGAAGTGAACGGCCAGACCCTTGACGTGCTGGTGGCGGGCGACGACGCCGAGGCGACAGCCGCCGTCGTCGACTTCGTCAAAGGTGCCGGGCTGCGCCCGGTGAACGTCGGGCCGCTGCGCCGCTCGCGTGAGCTCGAAGCCTTCCAGCTGCTCGTCATGACCCTGCAGATCAGCGAAGCCCACCCCGACTACAACTGGAACTCCGCGGTCAAACTGCTGCCGTAG
- a CDS encoding MarR family winged helix-turn-helix transcriptional regulator — MTEPRWLNADERRAWLALLSINTLLPAALDTQLQAAGKLSLFDYNVLAMLSEADGRFLPMSELAARTSASLSRLSHVVTKLQRRGWVEREAHPGDARVTVAHLTDAGMDTIVSLAPGHVDAVRSLMLDAMTDDDVADLARIGEKIVARLDDDHWILRER, encoded by the coding sequence ATGACCGAACCGCGCTGGCTCAACGCCGACGAACGCCGTGCCTGGCTGGCCCTCCTGAGTATCAACACCCTGCTGCCCGCAGCTTTGGACACCCAGCTGCAAGCGGCCGGAAAATTGTCGCTGTTCGACTACAACGTGCTCGCCATGCTGTCCGAAGCGGATGGGCGGTTCCTCCCGATGAGTGAGCTCGCGGCCCGCACCAGCGCGTCGCTGTCCAGGCTGTCGCACGTCGTCACCAAGCTGCAGAGACGCGGCTGGGTGGAGCGCGAGGCGCACCCGGGCGATGCCCGCGTCACCGTGGCGCACCTGACGGACGCCGGCATGGACACTATCGTGTCCCTCGCTCCGGGTCATGTGGATGCCGTCCGCTCGTTGATGCTGGATGCCATGACCGACGACGACGTCGCGGACCTCGCGCGGATCGGCGAGAAGATCGTGGCGCGACTGGACGACGATCACTGGATCCTGCGCGAACGCTGA